Proteins encoded in a region of the Rutidosis leptorrhynchoides isolate AG116_Rl617_1_P2 chromosome 9, CSIRO_AGI_Rlap_v1, whole genome shotgun sequence genome:
- the LOC139869146 gene encoding protein FAR1-RELATED SEQUENCE 5-like: protein MSVEGSEFFMRTPQFATNQMFGSREELIDWVQTLAKSLGIVIVMRRSNKRASGFVYKSTLICDRGREYTGLNSSRTTGTKRINCPFKLEGLYFEQYNSWMLKVICNEHNHQPIRYMEGHPYAQRLSDNEFSLVAELFRMNMAPRDILSVIKQHYPNNVSLLSTIYNAIKKIRMMETGGKSPMQVLMSILHSSGYTYYYTTGTSNELENLFFIHPISFNIWRAYPHVLIIDATYKTNRYKMTFVEIVGVTSTSKTFCIAFAFIHDETTVRYEWVLNCLKLTLGECMLPLVIVTDREMALINACRGVFPDAARLLCRWHIRHNIIDKWKRSFKRKDDWTAFYDLWTLLEGSSTLKTYTGYSYQTKFGKEHKCSHS, encoded by the exons ATGTCTGTTGAAGGAAGCGAGTTTTTTATGAGGACACCCCAATTTGCCACTAATCAG atGTTCGGTTCTCGTGAAGAATTGATAGATTGGGTACAAACTTTGGCTAAATCGCTTGGTATTGTCATTGTCATGAGGAGGTCTAATAAAAGAGCATCGGGTTTTGTGTATAAGAGTACACTAATATGTGATCGTGGTAGGGAATATACAGGGTTAAATTCAAGTAGAACTACCGGGACAAAAAGAATTAATTGTCCCTTTAAATTAGAAGGATTATATTTTGAACAGTATAATTCGTGGATGTTAAAGGTAATATGTAATGAGCATAATCATCAACCAATACGGTATATGGAAGGTCATCCATATGCACAAAGACTTTCCGATAATGAATTTAGTTTGGTTGCGGAGTTATTTAGGATGAATATGGCGCCACGAGATATTTTATCAGTTATTAAGCAACATTATCCAAATAACGTATCTTTGTTGAGTACTATTTACAACGCAATTAAAAAAATTCGCATGATGGAGACAGGAGGCAAATCTCCCATGCAGGTTCTTATGTCTATTCTTCATTCTAGTGGTTATACTTATTACTATACCACAGGTACATCAAATGAGTTAGAAAATTTATTCTTCATTCATCCAATATCATTCAATATTTGGCGTGCATATCCACACGTGTTGATCATAGACGCGACGTACAAAACTAACCGTTACAAGATGACTTTCGTTGAAATTGTTGGTGTAACTTCAACCAGCAAAACATTTTGTATAGCTTTTGCCTTCATTCATGATGAAACGACGGTTAGATACGAATGGGTCTTGAATTGTTTAAAGTTAACCCTAGGCGAGTGCATGCTCCCACTTGTTATAGTTACAGATAGAGAGATGGCATTAATAAATGCATGCAGAGGAGTTTTTCCGGATGCTGCCCGATTACTTTGTAGATGGCACATTCGTCACAATATAATTGATAAGTGGAAGAGATCTTTTAAAAGAAAGGATGATTGGACTGCATTTTATGACTTATGGACGTTACTCGAGGGTTCTTCAACGCTAAAAACTTACACCGGATACAGCTATCAAACGAAGTTTGGAAAAGAGCATAAGTGTTCGCATTCATAA